GTGCACCACCTGCGCCCCAACGCGGGGTTCGTGCAGGCGCTGGTGCTCACGCCCACGCGCGAGCTGGCGCTGCAGATCGAGCAGGTTTTCCGCCACCTGAAGACGCCCTTTAAGGTGGTGTGCTGCTACGGCGGCCACCCCTTTTGGATGGAGGCCAACAGCCTGAAGGAGGCGCCAGCGCTGCTCATCGGCACGCCCGGGCGCATCGCCGACCACCTCCGCCGCGGCACGGTAAGCCCGGATCTCATCGACTTTCTGGTGCTCGACGAGTTCGACAAAAGCCTGGAGCTGGGCTTCGACGAGGAGATGGTGCAGATCAGGGACAGCCTCGGCCGCCTCAGCAAAACCGTGCTCACCTCGGCCACCGACGCGCTCGAAATCCCCGCCTTCGTTGGCCTGAGCGCCCCGCTCAAGCTCTCGTACCTCGACCAGGCGGGCACCGCCGAGCGGCTGGAGGTTAAGCTCGTGCGCTCGGAGCACCACGACAAGTTTGGGGCGCTGGTAAACCTCATCTGCCAGCTGGGCGAGAGTACCATGCTCGTCTTCGTCAACCACCGCGACGCCGCCGACCGCCTCAGCAGCATGCTCCTGGAGGAGGGCATCATCTCCGACGTCTTCCACGGCGGGCTGGAGCAGCCCGAGCGCGAGCGCTCGCTCATCAAGTTCCGGAATGGAAGCATAAAGATACTGGTGGCTACCGACCTCGCCTCGCGCGGGCTCGACATCCCCGAGATCGGGCACGTGGTGCACTACCAGCTCCCCGAAACCGAGGAGGCATTCATCCACCGCAACGGCCGCACCGCCCGCATGAAGGCTAACGGATGCGCGGTGCTCGTGCTGGCCGAAGCCGAGGAGCTCCCCTACTACGCCAGCGCCGACATCGAGCCCCTACCGCTCGACAGGGAGTCCGAGCTGCCCAGCGCCCCCGAGTGGACCACCGTTTATATCGGCGCCGGCAAGAAGGACAAGCTCAGCAAGGTGGATGTGGTCGGCTTCCTGATCCAGAAGGGAGGGATTGAAAAGGCAGACATTGGCAGAATAGACATCCTCGACAAGATGGCCTTCGTGGCCGTAAAGCGCCACCTAGCCCACGAGCTGGTACGCGCCGTGCGCAACCAGCCCGTAAAGAAGCTGAAGCCCACCATCGGGGTATCGTGGTAGCGCACCGGCCTTGCCGAAACCAAATCTCCAAATGCAGCTGTAATCTTTTTTGATGTCATTAAACATATTCAGTAGCCACATCGGCCCATTGGCGAACAATTTTCCTCGATTACCTTTGCGCTAGATTACAAACCGTAACTTAAATCTCTCAATATGGCACATATTCAACAGGAAAAGCTGTTTTCGGGCGAATGGTGGAAGTCCGTTGGCTACATTATGCTGGGCAGCTTCATCTTTACGATGGCTATCGTCATGCTCGTATCCCCATTCAAGATAGCCCCTGGAGGCACCTACGGCATCGGAATCGTACTTCACCACCTCTTCGGATGGAACATCAGCACGGCGGTATCCTGCCTCGACATCCCGCTCCTAATCATCGGAACGCTCATCCTAGGCCCCATCTTTGGCTTTAAAACCGCCCTTGCCACCATAGCCGGGCTCGGCTTCACCTGGCTCTTCGAAACCCAGCTGTGGACTAGCGGACAACCGCTCATCGACGACCCGCTCCTAGCCTCCATCTTCGCCGGCGTGCTCTACGGCATTGCCATGGGCATCATCTTTAAGTCGAAGGCCACCTCGGGCGGCAGCGACATCATCTCGATGATCCTGCACAAGTACACCCACATCTCGCTGGGCAAGCTGGTGCTCATCGTCGACTCGCTCATCACCCTCATTACCATCCCCGCCTTTGGCGACTGGAAGCTGCCCTGCTACGCCTGGATCCTTATCTACATCCAGAGCAAGATCATCGACATGATCGTAACCCAGGAGGGCTTCAACAAAACGGTGATGATTATTTCTGATGAGTACGAAAAGATCCGCCAGGTGATCCTCAAGGACCTCGACCGCGGGGGTACGCTCATCAACGTAAAGGGACTCTACCAGGAGCAGGATCGCAAGATGATCTACGTGGTGCTCAACCGCCGCGAGGTGGAAATCCTAAAGCAGGAAATCCGCAAGATCGACCCTAAGGCATTCGTAAACGTAACAGGAGCCGGAGAAATTCTCGGAAACGGATTTAAGCCGCACGCGTAAAAACAGATATAACGGCCAAGAAAAAGGAGATACAGGGTAACCTGCATCTCCTTTTTCTTATTTCGCCAATCAAATTTGCTACGAATAGGCGGCAATAACCCCTTTTCGAATCCGATTCTGAAGAAATCTAACAATAAAGTTTGGAAGTAGCCCTCTTTCCTGCATAGCAATCTTGTGCATAAGATTGATCGATCGAAGAGATTTAGCGTATTCCAAATAGGCGTCAACGGCTCTTTCGACATTAAAACTCTGCTCAGCATAGCGTCGAGCGATGTTGCCATCTTCGGGTCTATAACGTCCAATCTCGTGGGCCAAATCTTCAATGCTGAAATCTCGATGCAAAGCCCGCCCCGAACAGTTATTTTTCAGGCTCATTGGCATTACATCAAGAAAATAGCCATCGCCCATACTCGAGGCATAGGGGCGCTTGTCGTAGATAACCACAGGGCGCCCACAAGCTAGCGCTTCGTAGGCCGATCTGCCCAATCCTACAACCAAGTCGTACTCGTTAATGGCACTCGAAACATCCCAGATGTTATCTATCTTTTTGTCGAGTTTCCCGAACTCTGCGCCAACCAGCTTACATGCATCAAGCACCTGTTGGTGCCCCTCTTCCGATTGGCATAACGACAGGACCCTAATATTGCTATTCCGTAATGGCTTCATCGGACGGAAACGCTCACAGTCAATCCCATTATGTATAATCGGAGAAAGGATGCCACTCTTTAGCAAAAGTTCCTGCACCTCCTGCGAAATTGAAATGTAGCCATCGGCATGCAACGAAGGACGTTCGGAATGAGGAAAAATGCCGTGGCATGTTTGAATTACGGGACCAAAACGATACAAGAATTCTACCGTTTTTAAATGATTTGCAAAAATCAGATCGTACTTTGGTTTCGACATAAAGCCAACGCCAAAATCTTCCTCAATTTTACTAGCTACTAATCCCCTTTTAAAGCAAAAATACTCGACGCTATGACCACGCTTAACCAACTCCCCAATTAGCGTATAGGTAAAAGTTTCACTTCCCCCGGTCTTCCCTAAATTACGATTCGAAACTAAAATGTTCATTGTAAAAGCAGCTAAGCCTTGGAATAAGAAATAACCAAACACACTACTAATACAACTAAGAATCCAAACACCCTACCTCCCGAATAATAGTTTGTACCATAGAGATACCTCTATTGGTTAACCGATAAAGGAATGGCATAATCTATAACCCTACCTGGTCGGCAACACCGCACATTGCCTCAATAGCCATCTCGGCAAACACGGCAATCGAAATACCAATCATCTCACACTCCATGATATTCTCGCGCTTAACCGATGCGGCAAAATTCTTCTCCTTCATTCGCTTCACCACCGACGATGGCTTAACGGATGCCACCTTCCTATCGGGATAGACCATTGCCGTTGCGGTAATAAGCCCCGTGATTGTTTCTCCAGCCGCAAGCGCATGATCGAACAAGGTAGTCCTAGGCTCAAGCGTAGCCCTTTCGTTGTGCCTACGAATGGCATCAACAGCTACCTGCGGAAAACCATTCTCGGCAAGAAGATCGGCAGCTACGTTGCCATGCTGCTCGTGGTTTCCCTCAGTCTCCTCCACGTCTAAATCGTGCAGCAATCCGGCAAGCCCCCATAGCTCCACATCCTCGTTAAAATGCGCCGCCAGCCTTCGCATCACAGCCTCCGAAGAAAGACAGTGAGCAATCATCCTCGGATTCTTTATTCGGCTATTCAGCAATTCCAATGCTTGATTACGATCCATAGCATTTATCTTTTGAAGTAGGTTCAACTCTTGTTTTTGATTTCTACAACGACCGATGCTCTGGCTACTCCTTTATCAACATCTTTTCGAAGCCTGGAGTTGCATAGGTTTCATAGGCGCCATTCTTCCCCGAGTAGATAAGGTAGGCATCCATTTCGGGATGCTTCTTCAGAAACGCCTTTGTTTTATCGAGCCCCCACACCATAAAAGCGGTATCGTAGCCATCGGCGTAGGTGCAATTTTTTGCCACCACCGAAACGCTCAGCAGCGTATTCCTTGCAGGGTAACCAGTTTTAGGGTCTATTATATGCGAGTACTTAACCCCATTTTCGACGTAGAACTTGCGGTAGTTTCCAGCGGTTGTCAATGCCTTCCCGTTAGGCAACCTAACCTCTGCCTGCAAATCTGCGCCGGGAGCATCGTTACCATCCGAGGGCCTATCAATACCAATAGTCCAAGATTTGCCGTGGGCGTTTAGGCCTTTGCCGTAGGTCTCGCCCCCAATCTCAACAAGGTATTCGCTGATGCCCATACGCTCTAGGTAGCGCGCCACCACATCAACCGAGTAGCCCTGCGCAATGGCGTTAGCATCGATAAACACCCAAGGGTCCTTCTTCCTCAGCTTGCCGTTTACCAGAGCAACCTTGTCCATCCCCACCAAGCGCAGAAGGCTATCCACATGCTCCTTGGTCATTTTGTCCTTATTCTTTAGGCCAAACCCCCAAGCACGCACAAGCGGCCCAACGGTAATATCGAAAGCCCCGTCGGTAGCGTTGCACACCTCTGCTGAATACCTGTAGCACTCGGTAAAGTAGCCATCAGCGGTAGCCGAAGTATCGTTGCTGTTCATCTTCGATATAATGCTCTTCTCATTATAGATGGATAGCGAGTTGTCAAAATCGCGGAGGATCGAATCTACCTGTGGTTTCAGGTTCCGGAGTTCCGCATCGCGGTACGAAATGCTGTAGGTTGTACCCTGCGCAAATCCGCCGAACTTCACGTACTCCTTTTCGCGGCTGCTGCACGAGGTTATCATGACTATGGCAGCAATTGCAAGAATCGTATTTTGCTTCATGCCAAAATTTCTTAAGTAAGTATGATGATTTTATGAATCTCTATTCCGAGGTCCTAAATATAGGTAAGATGCTTTGCTTTTAGGCAGATTGTCGCTATAATTGTTTCGTTCGAATTACAATACACCCAAAGCCTGATGATCTATCGTACCTTTATACTCAGCATCCTGTTCGTTGCGCTGTCAATGGGCACCGCTCACGCACAACATCGTGTGGATATCATCGATCCCGATATAAAAAGCGTACAGGCTTTTGCAAACCAAGATGTGACCTCGTTCCCTAGCATATATCTCAACAATGGCGAATACGTTACCATCAAGTTCGACGATCTTAATGCAAAGGCGCCACGCAATCTAACGTACAAAATTGTCCACTGCGACGAGAATTGGAAGGATGAGGAGCTATTCCAATCGGCATACCTTGATGGCTTTCAGGAGCAGCCCCTAAACAGCTACAGCTATTCCAACAATACGACAACCAAGTATGTCCACTACGACATTACGTTTCCAAACAACGATGTAAAGCCAAAAATATCCGGCAACTACATGATGGTTATTCTTGATGCTGACACCCAACAGCCGCTGCTTAAGGTCGGGTTCCTTGTTGCCGAAAAGTTTGCAACCCACATTGCATCAATAGCAATTCCGACAAGCAGTGACAGCTACCAAACATCGCATCAGCTAAACCTAACCGTTCAATACCAGCTGCCGAACGTCACCAATCCTTCCCGCGAGATAAAAACCAAAGTTTTTCAAAACTACGTTCTCCTTCCCGATTCGCTTCAACCACAACCGGTAAACCTTGGCGTGAATTCGATTGTATACAGCCGCCCCGATAAAAACATATACCCCGCAGGCAACGAATTCAGGACTTTGGACATTCGCGATGCGCACTATATCTCCACCAATGCAAGCTCTATAAAGCAGGTGCAAGGCCAGTACTACATACTTCTGCAGCCCGACAAATCGCGCAGCAACATCCCCTACTCTCAGAACTACGATTACGATGGGAAACTGATCGTTGCTGGTCTAAACCTTAACAATCCCGACACCGACTGCGACTACTACAGCGTGATGTTCTCGCTAAACTCCCCCTATTTAGGCGATAAATACGATGTTTACCTCGAAGGTGAACTTACGGGCTGGGGACCATCGAACTACTCAAAAATGATCTATAACAACACAACTAGCTGCTACGAAGTTCCGCTTCTTCTAAAACAGGGATTTTACAGCTACCAGTATGTTGTAAGAAATCAAAAAGGCAATGCAGCTATGCATCTCTCGCCCGAAGGGAACTTCAGCCAAACGGAGAACTCATATCAAATCTGCACCTACTACAAAGGCATTCGCGACACCTACACCCGCCTCGTTGCATCTACATGCATCGAACGAAGTAAAAAAATCACAAAATAAGCCCCATCCCCTTAGCCACATGAAGCAAAATTTGGTTATTACTTATACGTAGATTGCCTAATCAATAGGTTCTAAATACAAATCGTAACGTAAAGTCGTAAACAAAAAATAGCGGTATGAAAAGTATCTTGATCATTTCTGGGTTGATGCTAACTTCTGCACTCTTGCTTACAGCAAACATCAACAAGGAGGTTTTTCTAGGTTCTAGCAAACAAGAAAAAGAGGTCGCCCTTAAAACTGCAATCGAAGCCCCAAACTATACCTTTGTAGCTAACATCGCTATCCCCATGAGGGGAAGCGCACGAAACCTCACCTCCACGTACGACCTCAGAGTAACCAATGATACCATAGTTGCATATCTTCCATTCTTCGGAAGAGCCTACACAGCACCAATTTCTCCCGAAGAAGCAGGAATCATGTTTACAAGCACCAAGTTTACCTATACAAAAAAGATAACCAAACACGAAGGATGGGAAATAACAATTAAGACCAAAGACACTAAGGTTAAATACGAGTTATTCCTCTCTATTAGCAAGAATGGCTACGGAACGCTTACGGTGCAATCCGTCAACCGTGAAAGCATATCCTTCTCAGGCACTATAAGACAACCTTAAAAAATGTAATGATTTCTAGAAGTAAGTGAACTTATTATACTTCAGGTTTTCTATATTTGCACCCCTAAAATTTTTTAAAACATGCAAAACATAGAATTACTAACCTGGATCGGATACCTAGCATCTGTGGTAACCGCCATTTCATTACTAATGAGCGCCCCCTTAAAGCTAAGGTGGTTCAATCTAGTAGGTTCTGCAATCTTTGCCACATACGGATTCTTAATCGGAGCCTATCCAGTTGGCATATTCAATAGCCTAATAATAGCAATTGATGCTTACTACCTCGTACAGATCTACAAATCAACAAGTGCATTTCATGTCCTTCTTGTAAATTCTAACGAACGTATTCTTAAGCTTTTCCTTTCAAAGTATTCTGAGGACATTTCGGCGACTTTCCCTAAATACCTAGAGACCATAAACAACTGCAATATCGTAGCTCTACAAACTCGAGACATGGAGGTAATTGGAATCGTTGCCGGCAACAGAAAAGACACTAATGAACTTGAGATTGAGATTGATTATACGTCCCCACATAATCGAGACTACAAACCCGGTAAATACCTATTTACCAAATCTAGCATTCTCAAGGATTTGGGCATAAGCAAGGCATGGACCAGAGCATTTACTCCAGCCCATGAAAAGTATCTTTTAAAGATGGGATTCGCCCCAAATGGTTCATCTTCTTATAGCATCAATGTACAATAGTATTACTGGCACCAACCATCCGCTAAAGTTTCTTCTGAACCATTAGTGCCAGCTCATTGAGGTATCTCTCATCGATTTCATCAAACGATGAGAGATGCTCACTATCAACATCGAGCACCAGAAGCACTTCGTCATCCTTCATTATTGGAATAACGATTTCTGACTTAGAAAGCGAACTGCAAGCAATATGTCCAGGGTATTTATCGACGTCATCTACAATTACAGTCCTCTTCTGCGTATACGAAGCACCACATACTCCTTTATTTGAAGCTATTCTTGTACAAGCAACAGGTCCCTGAAAAGGTCCCAAAATCAGCCCTCCATCCTTCACTCTGTAAAACCCCACCCAAAAAAAGTTGAGCCCATATTTAAGAGCGGCAGCTATGTTCGCAAGATTTGCAGTAAGGTCATCTTCATAATCAATAAGAGCAGCAATTTGTGGTAGTAGTTCTTTGTAACACTCCTCTTTTGTTACATTATCCGAGATCAAAATATCCTCTGCCATAAATATTTAACATTTCATTAACATCACATCTAAACTTCTAAACTT
This window of the uncultured Acetobacteroides sp. genome carries:
- a CDS encoding glycosyltransferase family 4 protein: MNILVSNRNLGKTGGSETFTYTLIGELVKRGHSVEYFCFKRGLVASKIEEDFGVGFMSKPKYDLIFANHLKTVEFLYRFGPVIQTCHGIFPHSERPSLHADGYISISQEVQELLLKSGILSPIIHNGIDCERFRPMKPLRNSNIRVLSLCQSEEGHQQVLDACKLVGAEFGKLDKKIDNIWDVSSAINEYDLVVGLGRSAYEALACGRPVVIYDKRPYASSMGDGYFLDVMPMSLKNNCSGRALHRDFSIEDLAHEIGRYRPEDGNIARRYAEQSFNVERAVDAYLEYAKSLRSINLMHKIAMQERGLLPNFIVRFLQNRIRKGVIAAYS
- a CDS encoding type IX secretion system plug protein domain-containing protein, with translation MIYRTFILSILFVALSMGTAHAQHRVDIIDPDIKSVQAFANQDVTSFPSIYLNNGEYVTIKFDDLNAKAPRNLTYKIVHCDENWKDEELFQSAYLDGFQEQPLNSYSYSNNTTTKYVHYDITFPNNDVKPKISGNYMMVILDADTQQPLLKVGFLVAEKFATHIASIAIPTSSDSYQTSHQLNLTVQYQLPNVTNPSREIKTKVFQNYVLLPDSLQPQPVNLGVNSIVYSRPDKNIYPAGNEFRTLDIRDAHYISTNASSIKQVQGQYYILLQPDKSRSNIPYSQNYDYDGKLIVAGLNLNNPDTDCDYYSVMFSLNSPYLGDKYDVYLEGELTGWGPSNYSKMIYNNTTSCYEVPLLLKQGFYSYQYVVRNQKGNAAMHLSPEGNFSQTENSYQICTYYKGIRDTYTRLVASTCIERSKKITK
- a CDS encoding GAF domain-containing protein; this translates as MAEDILISDNVTKEECYKELLPQIAALIDYEDDLTANLANIAAALKYGLNFFWVGFYRVKDGGLILGPFQGPVACTRIASNKGVCGASYTQKRTVIVDDVDKYPGHIACSSLSKSEIVIPIMKDDEVLLVLDVDSEHLSSFDEIDERYLNELALMVQKKL
- a CDS encoding DUF4251 domain-containing protein translates to MKSILIISGLMLTSALLLTANINKEVFLGSSKQEKEVALKTAIEAPNYTFVANIAIPMRGSARNLTSTYDLRVTNDTIVAYLPFFGRAYTAPISPEEAGIMFTSTKFTYTKKITKHEGWEITIKTKDTKVKYELFLSISKNGYGTLTVQSVNRESISFSGTIRQP
- a CDS encoding YitT family protein, with amino-acid sequence MAHIQQEKLFSGEWWKSVGYIMLGSFIFTMAIVMLVSPFKIAPGGTYGIGIVLHHLFGWNISTAVSCLDIPLLIIGTLILGPIFGFKTALATIAGLGFTWLFETQLWTSGQPLIDDPLLASIFAGVLYGIAMGIIFKSKATSGGSDIISMILHKYTHISLGKLVLIVDSLITLITIPAFGDWKLPCYAWILIYIQSKIIDMIVTQEGFNKTVMIISDEYEKIRQVILKDLDRGGTLINVKGLYQEQDRKMIYVVLNRREVEILKQEIRKIDPKAFVNVTGAGEILGNGFKPHA
- a CDS encoding DEAD/DEAH box helicase; this encodes MENREQIVRDGLANMGIARLTPMQEEVIEAVEEHPEVVVLSPTGSGKTLAFLIPIVHHLRPNAGFVQALVLTPTRELALQIEQVFRHLKTPFKVVCCYGGHPFWMEANSLKEAPALLIGTPGRIADHLRRGTVSPDLIDFLVLDEFDKSLELGFDEEMVQIRDSLGRLSKTVLTSATDALEIPAFVGLSAPLKLSYLDQAGTAERLEVKLVRSEHHDKFGALVNLICQLGESTMLVFVNHRDAADRLSSMLLEEGIISDVFHGGLEQPERERSLIKFRNGSIKILVATDLASRGLDIPEIGHVVHYQLPETEEAFIHRNGRTARMKANGCAVLVLAEAEELPYYASADIEPLPLDRESELPSAPEWTTVYIGAGKKDKLSKVDVVGFLIQKGGIEKADIGRIDILDKMAFVAVKRHLAHELVRAVRNQPVKKLKPTIGVSW
- a CDS encoding FAD:protein FMN transferase; its protein translation is MKQNTILAIAAIVMITSCSSREKEYVKFGGFAQGTTYSISYRDAELRNLKPQVDSILRDFDNSLSIYNEKSIISKMNSNDTSATADGYFTECYRYSAEVCNATDGAFDITVGPLVRAWGFGLKNKDKMTKEHVDSLLRLVGMDKVALVNGKLRKKDPWVFIDANAIAQGYSVDVVARYLERMGISEYLVEIGGETYGKGLNAHGKSWTIGIDRPSDGNDAPGADLQAEVRLPNGKALTTAGNYRKFYVENGVKYSHIIDPKTGYPARNTLLSVSVVAKNCTYADGYDTAFMVWGLDKTKAFLKKHPEMDAYLIYSGKNGAYETYATPGFEKMLIKE
- a CDS encoding HDIG domain-containing metalloprotein, which gives rise to MDRNQALELLNSRIKNPRMIAHCLSSEAVMRRLAAHFNEDVELWGLAGLLHDLDVEETEGNHEQHGNVAADLLAENGFPQVAVDAIRRHNERATLEPRTTLFDHALAAGETITGLITATAMVYPDRKVASVKPSSVVKRMKEKNFAASVKRENIMECEMIGISIAVFAEMAIEAMCGVADQVGL